A stretch of DNA from Flavobacteriaceae bacterium MAR_2009_75:
GCTTGAATGGCCCATAGACATTGCCATAGCTGCTATTTGGGTGGTTTTTGGGTGGAATATGATCGGTACCATTCTCAAAAGAAGACAACGTCACCTTTATGTTGCGATCTGGTTTTACTTGGCAACCTTTGTAACGGTAGCTGTACTTCACATTTTCAATAGTTTGGAGCTTCCCGTAAGCGGATTAAAGAGTTATTCGGTATATGCCGGTGTGCAAGATGCCTTAGTGCAGTGGTGGTACGGGCATAATGCGGTGGCCTTCTTTTTAACGACTCCGTTTTTGGGCCTTATGTATTACTTTGTTCCAAAAGCGGCCAATAGGCCTATCTACTCCTATCGTTTATCGATTGTACACTTTTGGTCTCTAATTTTTATTTATATCTGGGCCGGACCTCACCACTTGTTGTATTCTTCATTACCTGATTGGGCACAAAATCTGGGGGTAGCTTTTTCAATAATGCTGATTGCTCCTTCGTGGGGAGGGATGATTAACGGACTTTTGACCTTGCGTGGGGCGTGGGATAAAGTCCGTACCGACCCTGTTTTAAAATTTATGGTAGTAGCTATTACCGGTTATGGTATGGCCACTTTTGAAGGGCCCATGCTGTCTTTAAAAAATGTTAATGCCATTGCACACTTTAGTGATTGGATTATTGCCCACGTTCACGTAGGGGCCTTGGCCTGGAACGGTTTCTTGGCCTTTGGTATGATTTATTGGTTGGTGCCTAAAATGACCAAAACCAAATTACACTCTTTGAGTCTGGCAAACTTCCACTTTTGGATCGGTACTTTGGGTATTGTGCTCTATGCGCTGCCTATGTATGTTGCTGGATTTACCCAAGCACTTATGTGGAAGGATTTTAATCCTGATGGAACCTTGGTCTATGGTAACTTTTTAGAGACCGTAAACGAGATAATGCCCATGTACTGGATGCGTGCCATTGGGGGTAGCATGTACATTGTTGGTGCTTGTGTAATGATTTACAATGTAGTACTGACCATCAAAGTCGGTTCAGTAATTGAAGATGAGTTGGCAGAGGCACCTGCTCTGACCAAAGTTTCTAAAAGAAGAACGGCCGGTGAAACTTTTCACACTTGGTTGGAGCGCAAGCCCATACAATTGACCATTTTGGCGACCATCGCCATTTTAATAGGAGGGATTATACAAATTGTTCCCACCATTTTGGTAAAATCGAACATACCTACCATCACAAGCGTGAAGCCTTATACTCCTTTGGAATTAGAAGGGCGAGACCTTTATATCAGAGAAGGATGTGTGGGTTGTCACTCACAAATGGTAAGGCCCTTCCGTAGTGAAGTGGAGCGATATGGTGAGTATGCCAAAGCGGGCGAGTTCGTGTACGATCATCCCTTCCTTTGGGGAAGTAAACGTACAGGACCAGATCTGTTAAGGGTAGGGGGCAAGTATTCCGATAATTGGCACCTCAACCACATGTACGATCCACAGAGTACTTCTTCCGGTTCCATAATGCCGGCTTATCAATGGCTGGTTAGGAACGAGCACGATAGAAGTAACATACAGTCCAAAATGGAAGCTATGGTTTCCTTGGGAGTTCCTTATACAGAAGAGGATATCGCCAATGCGGAACGGTCAATGGCCCAACAAGCGGAGCAAATAGAAAAGAATCTGTATACAGATCCGGATTTTGCCGCAACCTACGAGGCAGACAAAAAATTTGCCCAAGAAAACGGGGAGGATTTTGTAGAAATGCGAGACCGTGAAATCGTGGCCTTAATCGCCTACCTGCAGCGTTTGGGTACCGATATCAAGGTAAAGGAAACTGAAGAAATAATATCAAATAACTAAGAGGTCATGTTGAAATTTGTAAAAGGTCATATGGAAACGATAGAAGGCATTGCCACCTATCCAATGATATCATTACTCATATTCTTCGTCTTTTTTGCATTGCTTTTTTGGTGGGTTTTTACAGCATCAAAGCCATATGTCAAAGAAATGAGCGAATTACCCTTAGATGAAAACAACCAATAAAAAATAGAATTATGAAAAACAATTGGTGGATAAAAATTCCCGTAGCCTTCTTTCTCGTCTTGGGATTAACGGAATATATCGTGGATTCCGGTGAAATGCCGGCATTCATAGAGAATAGGATAGTCCAGGCTTTTTTAGTGTTTGTTTTAGTATTGTTAATTGCCATAGCATTGATCATCAATGCTATTGAGAATGTTATGTTTCAGACCTTGTCCGAAGAAGGAAAAAAGCGGTATTTGGATTCCAAGAGTAAAGGTTGGGAATGGAGTTGGGGAAAAAAGACTTACAGCAAATTATTGGATTCCAAACCCGTTGAAGAGGAAGGTGAAATTATACTAGACCATAATTATGATGGTATTCAAGAATTGGACAATAATTTACCTCCATGGTGGGTGTACATGTTTTACGCTACCATAATTTTTGGAGCTATTTATTTGGTGCGCTTCCATATTTTTAATGACTATGATCAAGAACAGGAATTTAAGACCGAAATGGCCATAGCAGCTCAAGAAATTGAGGAATATAAGAAGACGGCAAAAGATTTAGTCGATGCAAGCACGGTTGAAATGCTTACCGATGCCGCTGATTTAAGTGCAGGAAAAGCCATTTTTGAATCCAATTGCGTTGCTTGCCATATGGCCGATGGTGGAGGAGGTATTGGTCCTAATCTAACCGATGAGCATTGGATTTTAGGCGGTGGCATCAAAAACGTTTTCAACACTGTTTCCGAAGGGGGTAGGGATGGTAAGGGTATGATTGCCTGGAAACAGACCCTTAAGCCTGCCGAAATAGCTCAAGTGTCTAGTTACGTACTTACATTTCAAGGTACCACTCCTGCTAACCCTAAGGATGCAGAAGGTGATATCTGGGTAGATACCGAAAGCGCTGAATAATCAAATATAACCTCGGTAGACCTATATAGAAGAAAGCTTAAAATCCTATTAACAATACCTTATTGATGTCACAAGACGGCGAGAATT
This window harbors:
- a CDS encoding cytochrome c oxidase cbb3-type subunit 3; amino-acid sequence: MKNNWWIKIPVAFFLVLGLTEYIVDSGEMPAFIENRIVQAFLVFVLVLLIAIALIINAIENVMFQTLSEEGKKRYLDSKSKGWEWSWGKKTYSKLLDSKPVEEEGEIILDHNYDGIQELDNNLPPWWVYMFYATIIFGAIYLVRFHIFNDYDQEQEFKTEMAIAAQEIEEYKKTAKDLVDASTVEMLTDAADLSAGKAIFESNCVACHMADGGGGIGPNLTDEHWILGGGIKNVFNTVSEGGRDGKGMIAWKQTLKPAEIAQVSSYVLTFQGTTPANPKDAEGDIWVDTESAE
- a CDS encoding cytochrome c oxidase cbb3-type subunit I/II, encoding MEVQQFYYDNKIVKKFLYATMVWGIVGMSVGLLLAFMFMFPNLTDGISWLSFGRLRPLHTNAVIFAFVGNAIFAGVYYSMQRLLKTRMFSDALSNVNFWGWQLIIVAAAITLPLGFTTSKEYAELEWPIDIAIAAIWVVFGWNMIGTILKRRQRHLYVAIWFYLATFVTVAVLHIFNSLELPVSGLKSYSVYAGVQDALVQWWYGHNAVAFFLTTPFLGLMYYFVPKAANRPIYSYRLSIVHFWSLIFIYIWAGPHHLLYSSLPDWAQNLGVAFSIMLIAPSWGGMINGLLTLRGAWDKVRTDPVLKFMVVAITGYGMATFEGPMLSLKNVNAIAHFSDWIIAHVHVGALAWNGFLAFGMIYWLVPKMTKTKLHSLSLANFHFWIGTLGIVLYALPMYVAGFTQALMWKDFNPDGTLVYGNFLETVNEIMPMYWMRAIGGSMYIVGACVMIYNVVLTIKVGSVIEDELAEAPALTKVSKRRTAGETFHTWLERKPIQLTILATIAILIGGIIQIVPTILVKSNIPTITSVKPYTPLELEGRDLYIREGCVGCHSQMVRPFRSEVERYGEYAKAGEFVYDHPFLWGSKRTGPDLLRVGGKYSDNWHLNHMYDPQSTSSGSIMPAYQWLVRNEHDRSNIQSKMEAMVSLGVPYTEEDIANAERSMAQQAEQIEKNLYTDPDFAATYEADKKFAQENGEDFVEMRDREIVALIAYLQRLGTDIKVKETEEIISNN